In one window of Juglans regia cultivar Chandler chromosome 3, Walnut 2.0, whole genome shotgun sequence DNA:
- the LOC108994857 gene encoding protein NODULATION SIGNALING PATHWAY 2-like, translating into MMQPELLDQLSWPFYDVIDSTFDHEGAHHDQSMELAPLDGYGFPSILTTTEDSSELSSASFSSTIFPSEFVRYQFYADSQPVMLAMRSDFSTELGILENILNDDEIVGMDYIIEESEGSFSLKQSSTAGEDFLCPSPSMKSESSIDVSSNNQPVVTLPGEDMEIDNPLSVYHLLKAYGEAFEKDERELAQVILKRISEKVSPIGESLERVAFYLSQDVENQGDYLKQESYKNFEAAFQAFYQSFPEGKFAHYAANSAILDAMPGVAETIHIVDFHTGEGVQWPPMMEAIAHQHKTLRLTSIKWEEDAPSPWSFEETKRRLHNQARVLGLKLKVEEMGIEDLVSETRKMQKRDSRREWMVFNCMFSLPHMGRGRSRTLVMEFLKVAKELISSSTNSCGTNNRGIITFGNGDAYDKLKHCSGFGSFFDGYVEHYQALLESLRMNFPPHLLEARIAIECLFVAPYISSLSWLHKWEEMMNGCHPQERLGLEGRKLSQEILAEAKEMVKEGESSYGARIVGQIGNEMVLEWKGITMVRVSIWTNQL; encoded by the coding sequence ATGATGCAGCCTGAGCTTCTTGATCAGCTCTCATGGCCATTCTACGATGTTATAGATTCCACTTTTGATCACGAGGGTGCACACCATGACCAAAGCATGGAGCTTGCACCTTTGGATGGCTATGGCTTCCCTTCAATACTCACCACAACAGAGGATTCCTCTGAACTTTCTTCAGCCTCCTTTTCTTCAACAATATTCCCGAGTGAATTTGTCCGATATCAATTTTATGCTGATTCCCAGCCGGTCATGCTAGCCATGAGATCAGACTTCTCAACGGAGTTGGGGATATTAGAGAACATTTTGAATGATGATGAGATTGTGGGTATGGATTATATTATAGAAGAGAGTGAAGGAAGTTTCAGTTTGAAACAATCTTCCACTGCAGGAGAAGATTTTTTGTGTCCTAGCCCCTCAATGAAATCTGAATCATCAATAGATGTATCATCTAACAATCAACCAGTAGTAACTTTGCCAGGAGAGGACATGGAAATCGACAACCCTCTGAGTGTCTACCATCTACTTAAGGCGTATGGAGAAGCCTTCGAGAAGGATGAGAGAGAGCTTGCACAGGTGATTTTGAAACGCATCAGTGAGAAAGTTAGCCCAATTGGTGAAAGCTTGGAGCGTGTTGCATTCTACTTATCTCAGGACGTTGAGAATCAAGGTGATTATCTAAAACAAGAGTCCTATAAGAATTTTGAGGCTGCGTTCCAGGCATTCTACCAAAGCTTCCCAGAAGGGAAATTCGCCCACTACGCAGCGAACTCTGCGATTCTTGATGCCATGCCAGGTGTTGCAGAGACTATACACATAGTGGACTTTCACACGGGAGAAGGGGTTCAGTGGCCTCCAATGATGGAGGCGATTGCACACCAACACAAAACATTGAGATTAACATCGATAAAATGGGAGGAGGATGCTCCTTCACCCTGGAGTTTTGAGGAGACCAAAAGGCGGCTCCATAACCAAGCAAGAGTTCTGGGTCTAAAGTTGAAGGTGGAGGAGATGGGGATTGAGGATTTGGTGAGTGAGACAAGGAAAATGCAGAAAAGGGATAGCAGGAGAGAGTGGATGGTTTTCAATTGCATGTTCTCACTTCCACACATGGGGAGGGGTAGAAGTAGAACACTCGTGATGGAGTTTCTAAAGGTTGCTAAGGAATTGATCTCTAGTTCTACCAACTCATGTGGAACTAACAATAGGGGTATCATTACTTTTGGCAATGGAGATGCTTATGACAAATTGAAACATTGCTCAGGTTTTGGTTCATTCTTTGATGGGTATGTGGAGCATTACCAAGCCTTGTTAGAATCATTGAGAATGAATTTTCCACCTCATCTTCTAGAAGCAAGAATAGCCATTGAGTGCCTCTTCGTGGCGCCTTATATCTCTTCTCTTTCTTGGCTCCATAAGTGGGAGGAGATGATGAATGGCTGCCATCCTCAAGAACGGCTTGGGTTGGAAGGTAGGAAACTCAGCCAAGAGATATTAGCAGAAGCAAAAGAAATGGTGAAAGAAGGGGAAAGTTCGTACGGAGCCAGAATTGTAGGACAAATTGGAAATGAGATGGTCTTGGAATGGAAAGGAATTACAATGGTTAGAGTTTCAATATGGACAAATCAACTCTAA
- the LOC108994888 gene encoding ubiquitin-activating enzyme E1 1-like isoform X2, with product MALGNGNSIDIDEDLHSRQLAVYGRETMRRLFASNVLISGMQGLGAEIAKNLVLAGVKSVTLHDKGAVELWDLSGNFIFSEDDVGKNRALASVQKLQELNNSVVVSTLTTELTKEQLSHFQVVVFTDISLEKAIEFDDYCHNHQPPISFIKSEVRGLFGSTFCDFGPEFTVFDVDGKDPHTGIIASISNDNPALVTCVDDERLEFQDGDLVVFSEVNGMTELNDGKPRKIKNVRAYSFAIEEDTAKYSAYVKGGIVTQVKQPKVLNFKPLREALKDPGDFLLSDFSKFDRPPLLHLAFQALDKFQSEFGHFPVAGSEDDAQKFISSVTSMNDALSDGRLETIDQSLLCHFASGARAVLNPMAAMFGGIVGQEVVKACSGKFHPLFQFFYFESVESLPAEPLLPSDLKPLNTRYDAQISVFGSKIQKKLEDAKIFVVGSGALGCEFLKNLALMGVSCGKQGKLTITDDDVIEKSNLSRQFLFRDWNIGQAKSTVAASAAALINPSLNIDALQNRASPETENVFNDEFWENLSVVVNALDNVNARLYIDQRCLYFQKPLLESGTLGAKCNTQMVIPHLTENYGASRDPPEKQAPMCTVHSFPHNIDHCLTWARSEFEGLLEKTPAEVNTYLTNPNEYASAMKKAGDAQARDNLERVLECLDKERCETFQDCINWARLKFEDYFANRVKQLTYTFPEDATTSNGAPFWSAPKRFPRPLQFSVDDTTHLYFIMSGSVLRAETFGIPIPDWVKSPRKLADAANQVIVPDFQPKRGVKIVTDEKASSFSTSSIDDAAVIDELIMKLEERRKQLSPGFRMNSIQFEKDDDTNYHMDLIAGLANMRARNYGIPEVDKLKAKFIAGRIIPAIATSTAMATGLVCLELYKVLDGGHKLEDYRNTFANLALPLFSIAEPVPPKVIKHKDMSWTVWDRWILKDNPTLRELLQWLKNRGLNAYSISHGSCLIYNSIFPKHKERMDKKLVDLVRNVAKAELPPYRQHFDVVVACEDEDDKDVDIPQVSIYFR from the exons ATGGCTTTGGGAAATGGGAATTCGATTGATATTGACGAGGATCTCCACAGCCGTCAGCTTGCGGTCTATGGCCGTGAGACGATGCGCCGGCTTTTTGCCTCCAACGTTCTCATTTCCGGCATGCAAGGTCTCGGTGCCGAGATCG CAAAGAACCTTGTTCTTGCGGGTGTGAAGTCCGTCACTCTGCATGACAAAGGTGCTGTGGAGCTGTGGGATCTATCTGGGAATTTCATTTTCTCAGAGGATGACGTGGGGAAAAATCGGGCACTCGCTTCTGTCCAGAAATTGCAAGAGTTAAATAACTCTGTGGTCGTTTCTACTTTAACAACAGAATTGACTAAGGAACAACTTTCCCATTTTCAG GTGGTTGTTTTTACCGATATTAGCTTGGAGAAAGCAATTGAATTTGATGATTATTGCCATAACCATCAACCTCCAATCTCCTTTATAAAATCTGAAGTGCGAGGTCTTTTTGGTAGTACGTTCTGTGACTTTGGCCCTGAGTTTACAGTTTTTGATGTTGATGGAAAAGATCCACATACAGGCATAATTGCATCTATTAGCAATGACAACCCTGCTCTTGTGACCTGTGTTGATGATGAGAGGCTTGAGTTTCAGGATGGAGATCTTGTTGTGTTCTCTGAAGTCAATGGAATGACAGAATTAAATGATGGAAAGCCAAGGAAGATAAAGAATGTAAGAGCCTACTCATTCGCTATTGAGGAGGATACCGCAAAGTATTCTGCATACGTGAAAGGTGGTATTGTGACACAGGTGAAGCAACCTAAGGTATTGAACTTCAAGCCTTTGCGAGAAGCACTAAAGGACCCTGGCGATTTCCTTCTAAGTGACTTCTCCAAGTTTGATCGTCCACCGCTCCTACACCTGGCATTTCAGGCGCTTGATAAATTTCAGTCAGAGTTTGGACACTTCCCAGTTGCTGGATCAGAGGATGATGCTCAGAAATTCATTTCTTCTGTCACTAGCATGAATGATGCCTTATCGGATGGGAGGCTTGAGACGATTGACCAAAGTCTTCTTTGTCATTTTGCATCTGGTGCTAGGGCTGTGCTGAATCCCATGGCTGCCATGTTTGGTGGTATTGTTGGACAGGAAGTTGTGAAGGCTTGCTCTGGGAAGTTTCATCCTCTTTTTCAG TTTTTCTACTTTGAATCAGTCGAGTCTCTTCCTGCAGAACCCTTGCTTCCTAGTGATTTGAAACCATTAAACACTCGTTATGATGCACAAATTTCGGTGTTTGGATCCAAGATCCAAAAGAAGTTGGAGGATGCAAAAATATTTGTTGTAGGATCTGGCGCACTAGGGTGtgaatttttgaagaatttAGCTTTGATGGGAGTTTCCTGTGGTAAACAAGGGAAGTTAACAATTACCGATGATGATGTAATTGAGAAAAGTAACCTTAGCAGGCAGTTTCTCTTCCGCGACTGGAACATTGGACAGGCTAAGTCAACAGTAGCTGCTTCAGCTGCTGCTTTGATAAACCCTAGTCTCAACATTGACGCGCTGCAGAATCGTGCAAGCCCTGAGACAGAGAATGTGTTCAATGATGAATTCTGGGAGAATCTTAGTGTTGTTGTCAATGCTCTGGACAATGTGAATGCTAGGCTTTACATTGATCAAAGATGCTTATATTTCCAGAAGCCACTTCTAGAATCAGGAACCCTGGGTGCCAAGTGCAACACTCAGATGGTGATTCCTCACCTTACGGAAAATTATGGTGCTTCacgggacccacctgaaaagcaAGCACCCATGTGCACAGTTCACTCATTCCCTCACAATATCGACCACTGCTTGACATGGGCTCGATCTGAGTTTGAGGGTTTGCTTGAGAAGACACCGGCTGAAGTAAATACTTATCTAACCAACCCAAATGAATACGCATCTGCAATGAAGAAGGCTGGTGATGCTCAGGCCAGGGATAACTTGGAACGTGTACTTGAATGCCTTGACAAGGAGAGATGTGAAACCTTCCAAGATTGCATAAACTGGGCTCGTCTGAA GTTTGAAGACTACTTTGCTAACCGCGTTAAGCAGTTAACATACACTTTTCCTGAGGATGCCACAACCAGTAACGGGGCTCCATTCTGGTCTGCTCCCAAGCGTTTCCCTCGCCCACTGCAGTTCTCAGTCGATGATACCACCcacctttattttattatgtcaGGGTCTGTGCTACGCGCAGAGACATTTGGCATCCCAATTCCTGATTGGGTCAAGTCTCCTAGAAAACTGGCCGATGCTGCTAACCAGGTGATAGTCCCTGATTTCCAGCCCAAGAGAGGTGTTAAGATTGTGACAGATGAGAAAGCTAGTAGCTTTTCCACTTCATCCATTGATGATGCTGCGGTCATCGATGAGTTGATCATGAAGTTAGAAGAACGCAGGAAGCAGCTATCGCCAGGTTTCAGGATGAACTCAATTCAGTTTGAGAAG GATGATGACACAAACTATCATATGGACCTAATTGCTGGGCTTGCAAATATGAGGGCAAGGAACTATGGCATCCCTGAAGTCGACAAGCTTAAGGCCAAGTTTATTGCTGGGAGGATCATCCCTGCCATTGCAACCTCCACTGCTATGGCAACAGGTCTTGTTTGCTTGGAGCTGTACAAGGTTCTGGATGGAGGGCACAAATTAGAGGACTATCGAAACACCTTTGCCAACCTAGCACTCCCTCTGTTCTCAATAGCCGAGCCCGTTCCTCCCAAGGTGATCAAGCACAAAGACATGAGTTGGACCGTGTGGGACCGATGGATTTTGAAGGATAATCCAACTTTGAGAGAGCTTCTTCAATGGCTGAAAAACAGGGGCTTGAATGCTTACAGCATCTCTCATGGGAGTTGCTTAATTTATAACAGCATCTTCCCAAAGCATAAAGAGCGCATGGATAAGAAGTTGGTGGATCTGGTTAGGAATGTGGCCAAGGCAGAGCTGCCTCCATATCGGCAGCACTTTGATGTGGTAGTGGCTTGTGAGGACGAGGATGACAAAGATGTTGATATCCCACAGGTTTCCATTTACTTCAGGTAG
- the LOC108994888 gene encoding ubiquitin-activating enzyme E1 1-like isoform X1: MLPRKRAAGAEAVQTTTESSPKKHCTAVTTGNSRSNDDNNKSIADTKDHIMALGNGNSIDIDEDLHSRQLAVYGRETMRRLFASNVLISGMQGLGAEIAKNLVLAGVKSVTLHDKGAVELWDLSGNFIFSEDDVGKNRALASVQKLQELNNSVVVSTLTTELTKEQLSHFQVVVFTDISLEKAIEFDDYCHNHQPPISFIKSEVRGLFGSTFCDFGPEFTVFDVDGKDPHTGIIASISNDNPALVTCVDDERLEFQDGDLVVFSEVNGMTELNDGKPRKIKNVRAYSFAIEEDTAKYSAYVKGGIVTQVKQPKVLNFKPLREALKDPGDFLLSDFSKFDRPPLLHLAFQALDKFQSEFGHFPVAGSEDDAQKFISSVTSMNDALSDGRLETIDQSLLCHFASGARAVLNPMAAMFGGIVGQEVVKACSGKFHPLFQFFYFESVESLPAEPLLPSDLKPLNTRYDAQISVFGSKIQKKLEDAKIFVVGSGALGCEFLKNLALMGVSCGKQGKLTITDDDVIEKSNLSRQFLFRDWNIGQAKSTVAASAAALINPSLNIDALQNRASPETENVFNDEFWENLSVVVNALDNVNARLYIDQRCLYFQKPLLESGTLGAKCNTQMVIPHLTENYGASRDPPEKQAPMCTVHSFPHNIDHCLTWARSEFEGLLEKTPAEVNTYLTNPNEYASAMKKAGDAQARDNLERVLECLDKERCETFQDCINWARLKFEDYFANRVKQLTYTFPEDATTSNGAPFWSAPKRFPRPLQFSVDDTTHLYFIMSGSVLRAETFGIPIPDWVKSPRKLADAANQVIVPDFQPKRGVKIVTDEKASSFSTSSIDDAAVIDELIMKLEERRKQLSPGFRMNSIQFEKDDDTNYHMDLIAGLANMRARNYGIPEVDKLKAKFIAGRIIPAIATSTAMATGLVCLELYKVLDGGHKLEDYRNTFANLALPLFSIAEPVPPKVIKHKDMSWTVWDRWILKDNPTLRELLQWLKNRGLNAYSISHGSCLIYNSIFPKHKERMDKKLVDLVRNVAKAELPPYRQHFDVVVACEDEDDKDVDIPQVSIYFR; this comes from the exons ATGCTTCCTAGAAAGAGAGCGGCGGGAGCGGAGGCTGTTCAGACCACCACCGAATCCTCGCCTAAGAAGCATTGCACGGCCGTCACCACGGGGAACTCAAGGAGCAACGACGATAACAACAAATCGATCGCCGACACCAAAGACCATATCATGGCTTTGGGAAATGGGAATTCGATTGATATTGACGAGGATCTCCACAGCCGTCAGCTTGCGGTCTATGGCCGTGAGACGATGCGCCGGCTTTTTGCCTCCAACGTTCTCATTTCCGGCATGCAAGGTCTCGGTGCCGAGATCG CAAAGAACCTTGTTCTTGCGGGTGTGAAGTCCGTCACTCTGCATGACAAAGGTGCTGTGGAGCTGTGGGATCTATCTGGGAATTTCATTTTCTCAGAGGATGACGTGGGGAAAAATCGGGCACTCGCTTCTGTCCAGAAATTGCAAGAGTTAAATAACTCTGTGGTCGTTTCTACTTTAACAACAGAATTGACTAAGGAACAACTTTCCCATTTTCAG GTGGTTGTTTTTACCGATATTAGCTTGGAGAAAGCAATTGAATTTGATGATTATTGCCATAACCATCAACCTCCAATCTCCTTTATAAAATCTGAAGTGCGAGGTCTTTTTGGTAGTACGTTCTGTGACTTTGGCCCTGAGTTTACAGTTTTTGATGTTGATGGAAAAGATCCACATACAGGCATAATTGCATCTATTAGCAATGACAACCCTGCTCTTGTGACCTGTGTTGATGATGAGAGGCTTGAGTTTCAGGATGGAGATCTTGTTGTGTTCTCTGAAGTCAATGGAATGACAGAATTAAATGATGGAAAGCCAAGGAAGATAAAGAATGTAAGAGCCTACTCATTCGCTATTGAGGAGGATACCGCAAAGTATTCTGCATACGTGAAAGGTGGTATTGTGACACAGGTGAAGCAACCTAAGGTATTGAACTTCAAGCCTTTGCGAGAAGCACTAAAGGACCCTGGCGATTTCCTTCTAAGTGACTTCTCCAAGTTTGATCGTCCACCGCTCCTACACCTGGCATTTCAGGCGCTTGATAAATTTCAGTCAGAGTTTGGACACTTCCCAGTTGCTGGATCAGAGGATGATGCTCAGAAATTCATTTCTTCTGTCACTAGCATGAATGATGCCTTATCGGATGGGAGGCTTGAGACGATTGACCAAAGTCTTCTTTGTCATTTTGCATCTGGTGCTAGGGCTGTGCTGAATCCCATGGCTGCCATGTTTGGTGGTATTGTTGGACAGGAAGTTGTGAAGGCTTGCTCTGGGAAGTTTCATCCTCTTTTTCAG TTTTTCTACTTTGAATCAGTCGAGTCTCTTCCTGCAGAACCCTTGCTTCCTAGTGATTTGAAACCATTAAACACTCGTTATGATGCACAAATTTCGGTGTTTGGATCCAAGATCCAAAAGAAGTTGGAGGATGCAAAAATATTTGTTGTAGGATCTGGCGCACTAGGGTGtgaatttttgaagaatttAGCTTTGATGGGAGTTTCCTGTGGTAAACAAGGGAAGTTAACAATTACCGATGATGATGTAATTGAGAAAAGTAACCTTAGCAGGCAGTTTCTCTTCCGCGACTGGAACATTGGACAGGCTAAGTCAACAGTAGCTGCTTCAGCTGCTGCTTTGATAAACCCTAGTCTCAACATTGACGCGCTGCAGAATCGTGCAAGCCCTGAGACAGAGAATGTGTTCAATGATGAATTCTGGGAGAATCTTAGTGTTGTTGTCAATGCTCTGGACAATGTGAATGCTAGGCTTTACATTGATCAAAGATGCTTATATTTCCAGAAGCCACTTCTAGAATCAGGAACCCTGGGTGCCAAGTGCAACACTCAGATGGTGATTCCTCACCTTACGGAAAATTATGGTGCTTCacgggacccacctgaaaagcaAGCACCCATGTGCACAGTTCACTCATTCCCTCACAATATCGACCACTGCTTGACATGGGCTCGATCTGAGTTTGAGGGTTTGCTTGAGAAGACACCGGCTGAAGTAAATACTTATCTAACCAACCCAAATGAATACGCATCTGCAATGAAGAAGGCTGGTGATGCTCAGGCCAGGGATAACTTGGAACGTGTACTTGAATGCCTTGACAAGGAGAGATGTGAAACCTTCCAAGATTGCATAAACTGGGCTCGTCTGAA GTTTGAAGACTACTTTGCTAACCGCGTTAAGCAGTTAACATACACTTTTCCTGAGGATGCCACAACCAGTAACGGGGCTCCATTCTGGTCTGCTCCCAAGCGTTTCCCTCGCCCACTGCAGTTCTCAGTCGATGATACCACCcacctttattttattatgtcaGGGTCTGTGCTACGCGCAGAGACATTTGGCATCCCAATTCCTGATTGGGTCAAGTCTCCTAGAAAACTGGCCGATGCTGCTAACCAGGTGATAGTCCCTGATTTCCAGCCCAAGAGAGGTGTTAAGATTGTGACAGATGAGAAAGCTAGTAGCTTTTCCACTTCATCCATTGATGATGCTGCGGTCATCGATGAGTTGATCATGAAGTTAGAAGAACGCAGGAAGCAGCTATCGCCAGGTTTCAGGATGAACTCAATTCAGTTTGAGAAG GATGATGACACAAACTATCATATGGACCTAATTGCTGGGCTTGCAAATATGAGGGCAAGGAACTATGGCATCCCTGAAGTCGACAAGCTTAAGGCCAAGTTTATTGCTGGGAGGATCATCCCTGCCATTGCAACCTCCACTGCTATGGCAACAGGTCTTGTTTGCTTGGAGCTGTACAAGGTTCTGGATGGAGGGCACAAATTAGAGGACTATCGAAACACCTTTGCCAACCTAGCACTCCCTCTGTTCTCAATAGCCGAGCCCGTTCCTCCCAAGGTGATCAAGCACAAAGACATGAGTTGGACCGTGTGGGACCGATGGATTTTGAAGGATAATCCAACTTTGAGAGAGCTTCTTCAATGGCTGAAAAACAGGGGCTTGAATGCTTACAGCATCTCTCATGGGAGTTGCTTAATTTATAACAGCATCTTCCCAAAGCATAAAGAGCGCATGGATAAGAAGTTGGTGGATCTGGTTAGGAATGTGGCCAAGGCAGAGCTGCCTCCATATCGGCAGCACTTTGATGTGGTAGTGGCTTGTGAGGACGAGGATGACAAAGATGTTGATATCCCACAGGTTTCCATTTACTTCAGGTAG
- the LOC108994891 gene encoding kinetochore protein SPC24 homolog: MVDSSRNIDVEQLISYSDDLVRVLKDKRDLSNISQCLEHSKALRSSCDADFLEAQSLLQDYQKKIDVCKKRTEEAKAEVAADSEIDLLQKELDEEIEKEHFFMDELRIITNEINDLELQRVSVQERRQIVKKLEQDELRAQRMLSLYASVTNIIPNLDDESRFSGHIVDRDKKVVERFEFDLTKIDCLDACNAIWKMISSS, translated from the exons ATGGTCGATTCCTCTAGAAACATCGACGTGGAGCAGCTGATCTCCTACAGCGACGACCTCGTGCGCGTCTTGAAGGACAAGAGAGACCTCAGCAACATCTCTCAGTGTCTGGAACACTCCAAGGCCCTCCGCTCTTCCTGCGACGCCGATTTCCTCGAAGCCCAATCCTTACTTCAAG ATTATCAGAAAAAGATAGATGTATGCAAGAAGAGAACAGAGGAGGCTAAAGCTGAGGTTGCTGCAGATTCTGAAATCGACCTCCTTCAGAAAGAATTGGATGAGGAAATTGAGaaagaacatttttttatggatgaacTTAG AATTATCACAAACGAGATTAATGATTTGGAACTCCAACGGGTTTCTGTTCAAGAACGAAGGCAAATTGTGAAGAAACTTGAGCAGGATGAGCTGAGAGCACA GAGGATGCTTTCATTGTATGCTTCTGTCACAAATATCATACCAAACTTGGATGACGAGTCCAGATTCTCAGGGC ATATTGTGGATAGGGATAAAAAGGTGGTCGAGAGGTTTGAATTTGACCTAACGAAGATAGATTGCCTTGATGCATGTAATgccatttggaaaatgataagtTCATCGTAG
- the LOC108994890 gene encoding gamma-interferon-responsive lysosomal thiol protein-like: MHNLLDKPPVLVVLYPLSNKMTAPKLLFTCVIVFFWTLLLSSFLHAIPAYPTDDSLIKVSETDSQKVNLSLYYDTLCPFCATFIVKNLTGVFFEDLINIINLKLVPWGNSYINKSSNGIVCQHGPDECILNILEACAIDVLQNVNKHYALIYCFEFLAIEGRQKDWKSCFTSLGLPKKPVLDCYISGNGTKLVQKYADETARLNPPHTFVPWVVVNNHPLQEEYQNFAAYVCKAYKGNGAPEVCKSLVTQIN; this comes from the exons ATGCACAACCTCCTAGACAAGCCTCCAGTACTCGTAGTACTGTATCCGCTCTCAAACAAAATGACTGCTCCCAAGTTGCTCTTCACATGTGTAATAGTTTTCTTCTGGACCTTGCTCCTATCTTCTTTCCTTCACGCCATTCCTGCTTACCCAACTGATGATTCTCTCATCAAGGTCTCTGAAACTGATTCTCAGAAGGTTAATCTTTCACTCTACTATGATACTTTGTGTCCATTTTGCGCAACTTTcatagtgaaaaacctcacggGAGTCTTCTTCGAGGACCTCATCAACATCATCAATCTCAAGCTAGTTCCCTGGGGCAACTCTTACATCAATAAATCTAGCAATGGCATTGTTTGTCAG CATGGCCCGGATGAATGCATACTCAATATTTTGGAAGCCTGTGCCATTGATGTCTTGCAAAATGTG AACAAGCATTACGCTTTGATATACTGCTTTGAATTTCTAGCCATTGAAGGAAGGCAAAAAGACTGGAAAAGTTGTTTCACCTCTCTGGGGTTGCCCAAGAAACCCGTTTTGGATTGCTATATTAGTGGAAATGGAACAAAG CTTGTGCAGAAGTATGCTGATGAAACTGCCCGTCTAAATCCCCCCCATACATTTGTGCCATGGGTGGTGGTGAATAATCATCCACTCCAAGAG GAGTATCAAAATTTTGCAGCCTATGTCTGCAAGGCATACAAAGGCAATGGTGCACCCGAAGTCTGCAAATCACTTGTAACTCAGATCAACTAG
- the LOC108994889 gene encoding gamma-interferon-responsive lysosomal thiol protein-like — MAACQRFLTILVLTNILVSFTTPTYSRSSDKVTVSLYYETLCPYCANFIVSYLVKIFQNDLISVVNLRMIPWGNAWIQPDGTFVCQHGPDECLLNTIEACTITIYPDVVRHFRFIHCVERLSLEGKHNEWTNCFDMTGLGTVPIDCYNSGYGNRIEQKHATETAQLNPPHRFVPWVVVNNQPLQEDYGNFMNYICKAYKGNPRPEACRSLSFQMDSTEKANSLHPVCYADEARNFTSSAATGNENIPRAANDSWTHRG; from the exons ATGGCTGCTTGTCAACGATTTCTCACCATTCTTGTTCTGACGAACATCTTGGTTTCGTTCACTACCCCAACATATTCTCGTTCCTCTGACAAAGTCACCGTCTCGCTTTACTATGAAACTCTGTGTCCTTACTGTGCGAATTTCATAGTGAGTTATCTGGTGAAGATCTTCCAGAACGACCTCATCTCCGTCGTCAATCTCAGGATGATCCCGTGGGGCAACGCCTGGATCCAACCGGACGGCACCTTCGTTTGCCAG CATGGACCAGATGAATGCTTGCTGAACACCATTGAAGCCTGCACCATTACCATCTATCCTGATGTG GTCAGGCATTTTCGATTTATACACTGCGTTGAGCGTCTCAGTTTGGAGGGCAAGCACAATGAGTGGACCAATTGCTTTGATATGACAGGTTTGGGAACGGTACCAATAGATTGCTACAATAGTGGCTATGGAAACAGG ATTGAACAAAAACATGCTACGGAAACTGCTCAGCTTAATCCACCTCATAGATTTGTGCCATGGGTTGTCGTGAATAATCAACCACTCCAAGAG GACTACGGAAATTTTATGAACTATATTTGCAAGGCTTACAAAGGCAATCCTAGACCTGAGGCATGCAGATCACTTTCGTTTCAAATGGACTCGACTGAGAAAGCAAATTCCCTCCATCCAGTTTGCTATGCAGATGAAGCAAGAAACTTTACATCATCAGCAGCAACAGGAAATGAGAATATCCCAAGAGCGGCAAACGATTCTTGGACACACCGAGGATGA